The following are encoded together in the Leguminivora glycinivorella isolate SPB_JAAS2020 chromosome 18, LegGlyc_1.1, whole genome shotgun sequence genome:
- the LOC125236195 gene encoding LOW QUALITY PROTEIN: leucine-rich repeat and immunoglobulin-like domain-containing nogo receptor-interacting protein 2 (The sequence of the model RefSeq protein was modified relative to this genomic sequence to represent the inferred CDS: inserted 1 base in 1 codon; deleted 2 bases in 1 codon) gives MQRLVKLLALAISCAVGAAACRAGCSCSGARLACRAAPLPDARLQPAALPAHPDTLQNLSWTDSQLSGVDSEVFHKLKQLEQIDLSGNELRRTEHGLFTGLTRLRYLNLSRNRLEDIPRYTFADLESLEVLDVSRNELHLIPYQVFGPCHRLQYLDLSYNKLATFIDFYFRPNLQLKSLFLNNNSLVKITSNALVDLKELETLDISSNKLDYFPKFFFDRFVSLRGLNLSYNHFQNISHDAFKNLWNLKWLNMGGNRMRILPSKLFRNNENLRTLYLDHTEISVIENTNFEGLSGLQRLYIRNNYYLREIEPFVFQDAPSVTHLDISFNSLTNLPLSLKMLDKLEDFRIGGNLWACDCRMAWFANWADKRKGIVKSDMSCRNTYKNEMLIILNNTNCKAPQLISASPLMLYRLQTDAMLECKFHGNPQPSITWVTPTRTVFHWNPEPQIPDIFHKHGIAHDQHYKTIDNTKSRVRILENGSLVIGDIHREDSGTYLCFASNPSANVSVEVVLNIDPVTMYEIKIYSLMWGAFSAAAFLAITLLVQALRYIFRRFRLMETCCSCCTCVRADAPRSRQIYSMLDNIEQYKRQQLEKLRENYAVQVHRIKENCTQQMDWIQNSYSSQATHLRNIRDIGSNHLSSMRDQYHDQVRRVREYSTGQLNWVRENYVFQRNKIRKFSAHQVLRLRQSYKYQQQTLNKVLENLPSLYFDNCRSGSCGRSDSTQLDPDIEHMDMYLKTKIEALARLPPLSSDADSKMSVYYTPTERSVASRRGSPVPDVHINMIELPPPSFLAXPGAAGGAGADHVAVRAAGAHARVARGGGGRARAGDAKPASEPLLGRQRGGAGPRLTTSASSPELCAETHSQARVLLAVEACAGRL, from the exons atgcaGCGCCTGGTTAAATTATTGGCGCTGGCAATAAGTTGCGCCGTGGGGGCCGCGGCCTGCCGCGCGGGGTGCTCGTGCTCCGGCGCGCGCCTGGCctgccgcgccgcgccgctgccCGACGCCCGTCTCCAGCCCGCGGCGCTGCCCGCGCACCCGGACACCCTCCAGAACCTCTCCTGGACCGACTCGCAGCTCTCCGGCGTCGACAGCGAGGTCTTCCACAAACTCAAACAGCTAGAACAGATAGACCTGAGCGGAAACGAACTCAGACGAACCGAGCACGGCCTCTTCACCGGCCTGACGCGGCTCCGGTACCTCAACCTATCCCGGAACCGGCTCGAGGACATCCCGCGCTACACGTTCGCGGATCTGGAGAGCCTGGAGGTGCTCGACGTGTCGAGGAACGAGCTCCACCTGATCCCCTACCAGGTATTCGGGCCCTGCCACCGCCTGCAGTACCTCGACCTCTCCTACAATAAGCTAGCCACTTTCATAGATTTTTACTTTAGACCTAATCTTCAACTGAAATCACTGTTCCTAAACAATAATAGCCTAGTCAAAATTACATCTAACGCTCTAGTCGATCTCAAGGAATTGGAGACGCTCGATATCTCTAGCAACAAATTAGACTACTTTCCGAAATTCTTTTTCGATAGATTTGTAAGCTTGAGAGGGCTCAATCTGAGTTACAACCACTTCCAAAACATATCACACGATGCTTTTAAGAATTTGTGGAATCTGAAGTGGCTAAATATGGGCGGCAACAGGATGAGAATACTGCCGTCGAAGCTCTTCCGGAATAACGAAAACCTGAGAACGCTCTACCTCGACCACACAGAGATATCGGTCATAGAGAACACAAACTTCGAAGGCTTAAGCGGACTACAGCGACTTTACATtagaaataactattatttacgaGAAATAGAACCATTCGTGTTTCAAGACGCCCCGTCTGTGACACATCTGGATATAAGTTTCAATAGTTTGACTAATTTGCCGTTATCGTTGAAAATGTTAGATAAATTAGAAGATTTTAGAATAGGGGGTAATTTGTGGGCGTGCGATTGTCGAATGGCGTGGTTCGCGAACTGGGCGGACAAGAGGAAGGGGATCGTCAAGTCGGACATGAGCTGTAGAAATACGTATAAGAATGAGATGTTGATTATACTGAACAATACAAACTGCAAGGCGCCGCAGCTGATATCGGCCTCGCCGCTGATGCTGTACCGGCTGCAAACTGATGCGATGCTGGAATGCAAGTTCCACGGGAACCCGCAACCTTCCATAACCTGGGTGACACCCACACGAACAGTCTTCCATTGGAACCCGGAGCCGCAGATCCCGGACATATTCCACAAGCACGGGATAGCACACGACCAGCACTATAAAACTATAGACAATACGAAATCTCGAGTGAGAATCCTCGAAAACGGTTCCCTAGTGATAGGGGACATTCACAGAGAAGACAGCGGGACGTACCTCTGCTTCGCCTCGAACCCGTCTGCGAACGTGTCTGTGGAAGTGGTTTTAAACATAGATCCAGTGACGATGTATGAAATTAAAATCTACAGTTTAATGTGGGGTGCGTTCAGCGCGGCGGCGTTTCTGGCGATCACTCTACTGGTGCAGGCGCTGCGTTACATATTCCGCAG GTTCCGGCTGATGGAGACGTGCTGCAGCTGCTGCACATGCGTGCGCGCCGACGCGCCGCGCTCGCGCCAGATCTACAGCATGCTCGACAACATCGAGCAATACAAGCGGCAGCAGCTCGAGAAGCTGCGCGAGAACTACGCGGTGCAG GTGCATCGAATAAAAGAAAACTGCACGCAGCAGATGGACTGGATACAGAACAGTTATTCGTCACAAGCCACACACCTCCGCAATATTAGAGACATCGGCAGTAATCATCTCTCGTCGATGAGGGATCAGTACCATGATCAG GTGAGACGGGTGCGCGAGTACTCGACCGGGCAACTGAACTGGGTGCGCGAGAACTACGTGTTCCAGCGCAACAAGATCCGCAAGTTCAGCGCGCACCAGGTGCTGCGGCTGCGGCAGAGCTACAAGTACCAGCAGCAGACGCTCAACAAGGTGCTCGAGAACCTGCCGTCGCTGTACTTCGACAACTGCCGCTCCGGCTCCTGCGGCCGCAGCGACTCGACGCAGCTCGACCCGGACATCGAGCACATGGACATGTACCTCAAGACGAAGATCGAGGCGCTCGCGCGGCTGCCGCCGCTCTCCTCCGACGCCGATAGCAAGATGTCCGTGTACTACACGCCGACCGAGCGCTCGGTGGCGTCGCGGCGCGGCTCGCCCGTGCCCGACGTGCACATCAACATGATCGAGCTGCCGCCGCCGAGCTTCCTGG AGCCTGGAGCCGCCGGTGGAGCCGGAGCCGACCACGTCGCGGTGCGGGCTGCCGGTGCGCACGCGCGAGTGGCGCGGGGCGGGGGGGGGAGGGCTCGGGCT GGGGACGCCAAGCCGGCCAGCGAGCCGCTGCTGGGGCGACAGCGCGGCGGCGCGGGCCCGCGGCTGACGACGAGCGCGAGCTCGCCGGAGCTGTGCGCGGAGACGCACTCGCAGGCGCGCGTGCTGCTGGCGGTGGAGGCGTGCGCGGGACGGTTGTAG